One Brassica napus cultivar Da-Ae chromosome A1, Da-Ae, whole genome shotgun sequence genomic region harbors:
- the LOC106351565 gene encoding telomere repeat-binding protein 3 isoform X1: MVFKRKLDCVSVGFDYPNIPKAPRSCRQRKVVNKRTDAMDLLASLAGKLLEECESSSASSNAFEVNNHENCRKEIKQEDHLKSESSDQGNSVSRPTYEKTCVVNSFSFSDDGILERTPVCETKNVKCEGVTEERGDVIVNTGFEQDGGLGADAFNLEDATALGVQFPKSVCVDGDVKSPSCLNKTPNGSLDRQGNHTKLGRDDDEKLYSYHKFSSKFKSYRSPTIRRIRKSLSSKYWKQMAKEFGHYRADVGVKALYRKRKSCYGYNAWQRETIYKRRRSPDRSSVVTSDGGLSSGSVSKLPEKRDSVKLSIKSFRIPELFIEVPESATVGSLKRTVMEAVSVLLSGGIRVGVLVHGKKIRDDKKTLSQSGISSEENLTNLGFTLEPGPSKAPLPLCSQDPLVPIDPTNLSERSAVSPTLDTETPHPDDVANPGNTVDNNHLELVPYQKEITVDEEEPSTDPRALVPLPALEVEALAIVPLNQKPKRSELAQRRTRRPFSVTEVEALVQAVEELGTGRWRDVKLRAFEDADHRTYVDLKDKWKTLVHTASISPQQRRGEPVPQELLDRVLRAYGYWSQHQGKHQGRGGGAHKDSDMNRGRAVEAGVSV, encoded by the exons atggtgtTCAAGAGGAAGTTAGATTGCGTCTCTGTTGGATTTGATTACCCCAATATCCCCAAGGCTCCTCGTTCATGCAGG caGAGGAAGGTCGTAAACAAGAGGACCGATGCAATGGACTTGCTGGCTTCTCTAGCTGGCAAGCTGCTAGAGGAATGCGAGAGTTCCTCAGCGTCTTCCAACGCGTTTGAAGTGAATAACCACGAGAATTGTCGTAAGGAGATCAAACAAGAAGACCATTTGAAATCTGAGTCCTCTGACCAAGGCAACTCTGTGTCAAGGCCTACGTATGAGAAGACGTGTGTGGTGAACAGTTTTTCGTTTTCTGATGACGGGATCTTGGAGCGAACTCCTGTGTGTGAAACCAAGAACGTTAAATGTGAAGGCGTCACTGAGGAGAGAGGTGATGTTATTGTGAATACTGGGTTTGAACAAGATGGAGGCTTGGGAGCTGATGCTTTCAACTTAGAGGATGCAACTGCGTTAGGTGTGCAGTTTCCGAAGTCAGTGTGCGTGGATGGTGATGTTAAATCACCATCTTGTCTGAATAAGACCCCTAATGGTTCCCTTGATAGACAAGGGAACCATACTAAGTTAGGTAGAGATGatgatgaaaaattatatagttaCCATAAGTTTAGCAGTAAGTTTAAGTCGTATAGGTCTCCTACGATTCGAAGAATAAGAAAGTCGCTTTCGTCTAAATACTGGAAGCAAATGGCTAAGGAATTTGGACACTATAGAGCTG ATGTTGGAGTAAAGGCTCTTTACCGCAAAAGGAAGTCGTGTTATGGATACAACGCATGGCAGCGTGAGACCATTTACAAGAGGAGAAGATCACCGGACAGAAGCTCGGTTGTAACTTCGGATGGTGGACTCAGTAGTGGAAGTGTTTCCAAGTTACCTGAGAAGCGTGATTCAG TGAAGCTAAGCATAAAGTCCTTTAGGATTCCAGAGCTTTTTATTGAAGTTCCAGAAAGTGCAACAGTAGGATCACTAAAG AGGACGGTGATGGAGGCTGTCAGTGTTTTACTCAGCGGTGGAATACGCGTTGGTGTATTAGTCCACGGAAAAAAGATCAGAGATGACAAGAAAACTTTGTCACAGTCTGGGATCTCATCTGAAGAGAATCTAACCAACCTTGGCTTCACCTTGGAGCCTGGTCCCAGCAAAGCTCCCCTGCCTCTGTGTTCCCAAGATCCTCTTGTGCCTATCGACCCTACAAATCTGTCTGAACG GTCTGCTGTCTCTCCCACATTAGATACTGAAACTCCCCATCCTGATGACGTGGCTAATCCAGGAAACACTGTGGACAATAACCACCTCGAGTTAGTTCCATATCAGAAGGAGATAACTGTTGATGAAGAAGAGCCTTCAACAGATCCAAGAGCGCTTGTTCCACTTCCAGCCTTGGAAGTTGAGGCGCTTGCCATAGTTCCTTTAAACCAGAAACCTAAGCGTAGTGAGCTTGCTCAGCGCAGAACCAGGAGACCCTTCTCTGTGACAGAGGTGGAAGCTCTCGTACAAGCAGTTGAGGAGCTGGGGACTGGAAG ATGGCGTGATGTGAAGCTACGTGCTTTCGAGGATGCAGATCATCGGACCTACGTGGACTTGAAG GATAAGTGGAAGACTCTGGTTCATACAGCAAGTATATCACCGCAGCAACGAAGAGGAGAGCCGGTGCCGCAAGAGCTGCTGGACAGAGTGTTGAGGGCATACGGATATTGGTCGCAGCATCAAGGAAAACATCAGgggagaggaggaggagcacACAAAGATTCAGACATGAACAGAGGTAGAGCTGTTGAAGCAGGTGTTTCAGTGTAA
- the LOC106351583 gene encoding dr1-associated corepressor, translating into MRKKLDTRFPAARIKKIMQADEDVGKIALAVPVLVSKSLELFLQDLCDRTYEITLERGAKTVSSLHLKHCVERYNVFDFLREVVSKVPDYGQAQGQGHGDVAMDDRTISKRRKPISDEVNDSDEENKKSKTQEVGNAKPSGRGSRGRGRGRGRGGRAAKAAERENLNREMELETAMAEQPPPQDSSQMHVSVSSPQENEKKDADGGIAASNEDAKQQLQSPKEGIDFDLNAESLDLNETKPAPVAAADTATTSDEYPGWPMELGKIDPTQLASLGKRIDEEEEDYDEEG; encoded by the exons atgaggaaGAAGCTCGATACTCGCTTCCCAGCT gCTCGTATTAAAAAGATTATGCAAGCTGATGAGGATGTTGGCAAGATTGCTTTGGCAGTTCCTGTCTTAGTCT CAAAATCTTTGGAGTTGTTCTTGCAAGACCTCTGCGATCGTACATATGAGATTACACTCGAGAGAGGAGCCAAGACCGTGAGCTCACTGCACCT AAAGCATTGTGTGGAAAGATATAACGTGTTTGATTTTCTGAGGGAAGTTGTGAGCAAGGTTCCTGACTATGGCCAAGCGCAAGGGCAGGGACATGGTGATGTTGCCATGGATGATCGGACCATCTCCAAGAGAAG GAAGCCGATCAGTGACGAAGTTAATGACAGCGACGAGGAAAATAAGAAAAGCAAAACA CAAGAGGTGGGGAATGCTAAGCCGAGTGGCAGGGGTAGTAGAGGGAGAGGCCGAGGAAGAGGCCGCGGTGGACGAGCTGCCAAAGCAGCCGAAAGAGAGAATCTGAACCGCGAGATGGAACTCGAGACCGCCATGGCCGAACAGCCACCTCCTCAAGACAGTTCCCAGATGCATGTGTCAGTGTCATCACCCCAAGAGAACGAGAAGAAGGATGCCGATGGCGGCATTGCAGCATCAAACGAAGACGCCAAGCAACAACTCCAAAGTCCCAAAGAAGGCATCGACTTTGATCTCAACGCCGAATCTCTCGACCTAAACGAGACCAAACCGGCACCAGTCGCAGCTGCAGACACAGCCACGACCTCAGATGAATACCCAGGCTGGCCTATGGAGTTAGGCAAAATAGATCCAACACAGTTAGCAAGTTTGGGTAAGAGGATAGACGAAGAGGAGGAAGATTATGACGAAGAAGGCTAA
- the LOC106351565 gene encoding telomere repeat-binding protein 3 isoform X2 — MVFKRKLDCVSVGFDYPNIPKAPRSCRRKVVNKRTDAMDLLASLAGKLLEECESSSASSNAFEVNNHENCRKEIKQEDHLKSESSDQGNSVSRPTYEKTCVVNSFSFSDDGILERTPVCETKNVKCEGVTEERGDVIVNTGFEQDGGLGADAFNLEDATALGVQFPKSVCVDGDVKSPSCLNKTPNGSLDRQGNHTKLGRDDDEKLYSYHKFSSKFKSYRSPTIRRIRKSLSSKYWKQMAKEFGHYRADVGVKALYRKRKSCYGYNAWQRETIYKRRRSPDRSSVVTSDGGLSSGSVSKLPEKRDSVKLSIKSFRIPELFIEVPESATVGSLKRTVMEAVSVLLSGGIRVGVLVHGKKIRDDKKTLSQSGISSEENLTNLGFTLEPGPSKAPLPLCSQDPLVPIDPTNLSERSAVSPTLDTETPHPDDVANPGNTVDNNHLELVPYQKEITVDEEEPSTDPRALVPLPALEVEALAIVPLNQKPKRSELAQRRTRRPFSVTEVEALVQAVEELGTGRWRDVKLRAFEDADHRTYVDLKDKWKTLVHTASISPQQRRGEPVPQELLDRVLRAYGYWSQHQGKHQGRGGGAHKDSDMNRGRAVEAGVSV; from the exons atggtgtTCAAGAGGAAGTTAGATTGCGTCTCTGTTGGATTTGATTACCCCAATATCCCCAAGGCTCCTCGTTCATGCAGG AGGAAGGTCGTAAACAAGAGGACCGATGCAATGGACTTGCTGGCTTCTCTAGCTGGCAAGCTGCTAGAGGAATGCGAGAGTTCCTCAGCGTCTTCCAACGCGTTTGAAGTGAATAACCACGAGAATTGTCGTAAGGAGATCAAACAAGAAGACCATTTGAAATCTGAGTCCTCTGACCAAGGCAACTCTGTGTCAAGGCCTACGTATGAGAAGACGTGTGTGGTGAACAGTTTTTCGTTTTCTGATGACGGGATCTTGGAGCGAACTCCTGTGTGTGAAACCAAGAACGTTAAATGTGAAGGCGTCACTGAGGAGAGAGGTGATGTTATTGTGAATACTGGGTTTGAACAAGATGGAGGCTTGGGAGCTGATGCTTTCAACTTAGAGGATGCAACTGCGTTAGGTGTGCAGTTTCCGAAGTCAGTGTGCGTGGATGGTGATGTTAAATCACCATCTTGTCTGAATAAGACCCCTAATGGTTCCCTTGATAGACAAGGGAACCATACTAAGTTAGGTAGAGATGatgatgaaaaattatatagttaCCATAAGTTTAGCAGTAAGTTTAAGTCGTATAGGTCTCCTACGATTCGAAGAATAAGAAAGTCGCTTTCGTCTAAATACTGGAAGCAAATGGCTAAGGAATTTGGACACTATAGAGCTG ATGTTGGAGTAAAGGCTCTTTACCGCAAAAGGAAGTCGTGTTATGGATACAACGCATGGCAGCGTGAGACCATTTACAAGAGGAGAAGATCACCGGACAGAAGCTCGGTTGTAACTTCGGATGGTGGACTCAGTAGTGGAAGTGTTTCCAAGTTACCTGAGAAGCGTGATTCAG TGAAGCTAAGCATAAAGTCCTTTAGGATTCCAGAGCTTTTTATTGAAGTTCCAGAAAGTGCAACAGTAGGATCACTAAAG AGGACGGTGATGGAGGCTGTCAGTGTTTTACTCAGCGGTGGAATACGCGTTGGTGTATTAGTCCACGGAAAAAAGATCAGAGATGACAAGAAAACTTTGTCACAGTCTGGGATCTCATCTGAAGAGAATCTAACCAACCTTGGCTTCACCTTGGAGCCTGGTCCCAGCAAAGCTCCCCTGCCTCTGTGTTCCCAAGATCCTCTTGTGCCTATCGACCCTACAAATCTGTCTGAACG GTCTGCTGTCTCTCCCACATTAGATACTGAAACTCCCCATCCTGATGACGTGGCTAATCCAGGAAACACTGTGGACAATAACCACCTCGAGTTAGTTCCATATCAGAAGGAGATAACTGTTGATGAAGAAGAGCCTTCAACAGATCCAAGAGCGCTTGTTCCACTTCCAGCCTTGGAAGTTGAGGCGCTTGCCATAGTTCCTTTAAACCAGAAACCTAAGCGTAGTGAGCTTGCTCAGCGCAGAACCAGGAGACCCTTCTCTGTGACAGAGGTGGAAGCTCTCGTACAAGCAGTTGAGGAGCTGGGGACTGGAAG ATGGCGTGATGTGAAGCTACGTGCTTTCGAGGATGCAGATCATCGGACCTACGTGGACTTGAAG GATAAGTGGAAGACTCTGGTTCATACAGCAAGTATATCACCGCAGCAACGAAGAGGAGAGCCGGTGCCGCAAGAGCTGCTGGACAGAGTGTTGAGGGCATACGGATATTGGTCGCAGCATCAAGGAAAACATCAGgggagaggaggaggagcacACAAAGATTCAGACATGAACAGAGGTAGAGCTGTTGAAGCAGGTGTTTCAGTGTAA
- the LOC106368953 gene encoding agamous-like MADS-box protein AGL97 — protein MVKSEKKKGKEERKKRKVSRPTANFSELRSANVEKKKKGFAELRDDLFREAAKLVAEDPSQRIAILIKPPASESNVVMQSFGYPSAEGVVRQFLKDSAPPVPVTEDDDEEEDEEEDEDWCKYYWWEDEKLLNSKDPVEIMAAMEEMKKLQKQLEMYKSETGQGSGTQDDASKP, from the coding sequence ATGGTGAAgtcagagaagaagaaaggcaaggaagagaggaagaagaggaaagtaTCGCGACCCACCGCTAATTTCTCAGAGCTACGTAGTGCCAAtgtcgagaagaagaagaaaggattCGCGGAGCTGCGCGACGATCTGTTCCGCGAAGCAGCGAAACTCGTCGCGGAAGATCCTTCACAGAGAATCGCGATCCTCATCAAACCTCCCGCCTCCGAATCGAACGTGGTGATGCAATCGTTCGGGTATCCGTCTGCGGAAGGAGTTGTTCGACAGTTCCTCAAGGATTCTGCTCCTCCTGTTCCGGTAACAGAGGACGACGACGAAGAGGAGGACGAAGAGGAGGATGAGGATTGGTGTAAGTATTACTGGTGGGAAGATGAGAAGCTGCTTAATTCGAAGGATCCGGTGGAGATTATGGCAGcgatggaggagatgaagaaacTTCAGAAGCAACTCGAGATGTATAAAAGTGAAACAGGTCAAGGCTCTGGGACTCAGGACGATGCATCCAAACCCTAA
- the LOC106381412 gene encoding endochitinase CH25-like, translating into MKTLLLLLLNFLFLLSFSSAEQCGRQAGGALCPNNLCCSEYGWCGSTEAYSALPGCQSQCTPSGPPPPPPPPPGPPPPDPTGGLTDIITRSQFDDMLKHRNDAACPARGFYTYDAFITAAKYFPCFCNNGDTAARKKELSAFFGQTSHETTGGWPTAPDGPYAWGYCFKEEVSPSSDYCQPSGQWPCVPGKRYYGRGPMQLSRLSWNYNYGQCGAAIGEDLLNNPDLVSNDPVISFKAAIWFWMTPQSPKPSCHAVINGQWQPSPADIAAGRVPGYGVTTNIINGGLECGHGPDTRVYDRIGFYQRYCGIFGVNTGDNLDCYNQRSFASFKSFLDAAM; encoded by the exons ATGAAGACTTTACTACTTCTCTTACTCAACTTCTTGtttcttttatcattttcttcaGCCGAGCAATGTGGTCGACAAGCGGGAGGTGCTCTCTGCCCCAACAATCTATGCTGCAGCGAGTACGGATGGTGCGGTTCCACCGAAGCTTACTCTGCGCTGCCTGGCTGCCAAAGCCAGTGCACTCCCAGTGGTCCTCCTCCTCCCCCTCCACCTCCTCCTGGTCCTCCTCCTCCTGATCCCACCGGCGGTCTTACTGATATCATAACAAGATCTCAGTTCGATGACATGCTTAAACATAGGAACGATGCCGCTTGTCCCGCTAGAGGTTTCTACACTTATGATGCCTTTATCACCGCCGCTAAATATTTCCCTTGCTTCTGCAACAATGGAGACACTGCCGCAAGGAAGAAAGAGCTCTCTGCCTTCTTTGGTCAGACTTCCCACGAAACCACCG GTGGGTGGCCAACAGCACCAGACGGACCATATGCATGGGGATACTGTTTCAAGGAAGAGGTGAGTCCTTCTTCAGACTACTGTCAACCGAGCGGACAGTGGCCATGCGTACCAGGCAAACGTTACTACGGAAGAGGACCTATGCAGCTGTCCAGG CTGTCATGGAACTACAACTACGGACAGTGTGGAGCAGCCATTGGAGAAGACTTACTCAACAACCCTGACCTTGTCTCCAACGACCCAGTGATCTCTTTCAAAGCCGCGATTTGGTTCTGGATGACTCCTCAGTCTCCAAAACCGTCGTGCCATGCCGTGATCAACGGCCAGTGGCAGCCTTCACCCGCAGACATTGCGGCCGGGAGAGTACCGGGGTACGGTGTGACAACGAATATCATTAACGGTGGATTAGAGTGTGGACATGGCCCAGACACAAGAGTCTATGATAGGATTGGGTTTTATCAGAGGTACTGTGGCATCTTTGGTGTGAATACTGGAGATAACCTTGACTGTTACAACCAAAGGTCCTTTGCTTCTTTTAAATCCTTCCTCGACGCTGCTATGTAA